The following coding sequences are from one Neodiprion lecontei isolate iyNeoLeco1 chromosome 7, iyNeoLeco1.1, whole genome shotgun sequence window:
- the LOC124295558 gene encoding uncharacterized protein LOC124295558, producing MQEIRKEKEVLHRIAQASNAIRRKHRILKTGKESLQETMKDVFKPVVTPLQELVNVSRGTKLVKEEVKEELKTETKDEPKNEMEDSFATAEEEDQTVTESSVRSEDEYLEMLNDEQRQQELDTVYGVRSLSTAGLMVGDSSISFERDSVRIGNTLYPKTQGLLELLFKKMPNSAHVTRNDRENYKNILLATDAHRKYYSATEPIRNAQSVKFKHLIAELLNISTSGKGVSPLSQMSKGTGKGVLLPQAWVTRQGVKTDYIFWDDANELVERLRLLLASQAAGNTSHNNEIMSILEELREAGIIY from the coding sequence ATGCAGGAAATTcgtaaggaaaaagaagtctTGCATCGTATCGCTCAAGCGAGTAATGCGATTCGTCGTAAGCACAGAATCCTCAAGACGGGAAAAGAGTCGCTGCAGGAAACAATGAAGGATGTCTTCAAACCTGTGGTAACCCCGCTGCAGGAATTAGTCAATGTTTCTCGAGGCACGAAACTTGTCAAGGAAGAGGTGAAGGAAGAActcaaaactgaaacgaagGATGAGCCGAAGAACGAAATGGAAGATTCTTTTGCAACTGCAGAGGAAGAGGATCAAACCGTCACGGAATCGTCGGTGAGATCAGAGGATGAATATCTTGAGATGCTCAACGATGAACAAAGACAGCAGGAGTTGGATACCGTGTACGGGGTACGGAGTCTTTCTACTGCCGGGCTGATGGTTGGTGATTCATCGATAAGCTTCGAGCGCGATTCCGTTCGCATAGGCAACACGCTCTATCCGAAAACTCAAGGACTGCTGGAGCTACTGTTTAAAAAGATGCCCAACAGCGCTCACGTTACCCGCAACGACAGGgagaattacaaaaatatccTTCTCGCAACAGATGCTCACAGAAAGTACTATAGCGCCACCGAGCCTATCCGAAACGCTCAGAGCGTCAAATTCAAACATTTAATTGCTGAGCTGCTGAATATTTCTACGTCAGGCAAAGGCGTATCACCGTTGTCACAGATGTCGAAAGGTACGGGCAAAGGTGTTCTGCTACCTCAGGCTTGGgttactcgacaaggtgttaaaacagattatattttctggGACGACGCTAACGAGCTGGTGGaacgtcttcgtttactcctggcatctca